One Panicum virgatum strain AP13 chromosome 3N, P.virgatum_v5, whole genome shotgun sequence DNA segment encodes these proteins:
- the LOC120667126 gene encoding WAT1-related protein At5g64700-like yields MDDGSKKAYAVAISVQLVYTGMFVISKAAFDHGINTFVFMFYRQAAGSLLLLPLALLRHYRMEHVKLKSWSGVAKLTGVVLCLAGVLVIALYAGPSLSPVNHRRAFASHGSGPSGANVATRSAWVKWTFLMVLANTMWSLLIVLQAPLLEECPDKILVTAAQCVFSTAQSFVVAVVAERDFSRWKLNFDVSLLAIFYSGFVVMGLGYYLQAWCVEMKGPVFLAAWTPFCFIFTMFCSSFFLGEIVHLGSIVGAALLVGGLYSVLWGKSKEAKIEPCKEVTNKIDNPVDENIKQNYEEMLGEIAP; encoded by the exons ATGGACGACGGCAGCAAGAAGGCCTATGCTGTTGCCATCTCTGTACAGCTCGTGTACACCGGCATGTTCGTGATATCCAAGGCGGCCTTCGACCATGGCATCAACACCTTCGTCTTCATGTTCTATCGCCAGGCTGCtggctccctcctcctcctgcctcTCGCCCTTCTCCGCCATTACAG GATGGAGCATGTGAAGCTCAAGAGCTGGTCAGGTGTAGCCAAGCTCACCGGCGTCGTGCTTTGCCTCGCCGGGGTCTTGGTCATCGCCCTCTACGCCGGGCCGTCGCTGAGCCCCGTCAACCATCGCCGCGCCTTCGCCTCCCACGGTTCAGGGCCGTCAGGGGCAAATGTTGCTACACGCAGTGCCTGGGTCAAATGGACGTTCCTGATGGTCCTCGCCAACACGATGTGGTCTCTGCTGATTGTTCTCCAG GCTCCATTGCTCGAGGAATGCCCTGATAAGATcctcgtcacggcggcgcagtgcGTTTTCAGCACGGCGCAGTCATTTGTCGTCGCCGTGGTCGCCGAGAGGGACTTCTCCAGGTGGAAGCTCAACTTTGACGTCAGCTTGCTCGCCATCTTCTACTCG GGGTTTGTAGTGATGGGATTGGGCTACTACCTGCAAGCTTGGTGCGTGGAGATGAAAGGCCCCGTCTTCCTCGCTGCCTGGACCCcgttctgcttcatcttcacaaTGTTctgctcctccttcttcttgggAGAGATCGTCCACCTTGGCAG CATTGTAGGTGCAGCCCTGTTGGTTGGTGGTCTTTACAGTGTATTATGGGGTAAAAGCAAGGAGGCCAAGATAGAACCGTGCAAGGAGGTGACTAATAAGATTGATAATCCAGTTGATGAAAACATCAAGCAGAATTATGAAGAGATGCTAGGAGAAATTGCCCCATGA
- the LOC120667490 gene encoding WAT1-related protein At5g64700-like, translated as MKKKAYAVAVAIQVILASTVLLSKAAFDGGLSLFVYIFYRLVAASLFLTPFAILERRNAPPISFRLLAKMFLYALVGNTLALILYNGSLKYTSPTVASAMANSIPAITFFLALLMKMEVIKFRSSSGMAKTAGIALCLAGVLVMALYAGRSLSPLGRHRVLAGHGDRQAAEHVSKGVWITGTFVMLLGCVAWSLWMVFQGLLLKEYPNKLLATLIQCLFGAMQTCLVAAVAERGHPSRWKLGLDLSLIAVAYSGIVGTAVNYYLQTWCVGMEGPVFVAMWNPLCLLLTVLCSSLLGETVHLGSILGGILLVGGLYCVLWGKTKEEETRVAMASGHLEQGREQGDADGASCTSTPVILKNLDEDKEAGGRKHKNDQQV; from the exons ATGAAGAAGAAGGCCTATGCGGTGGCCGTGGCGATTCAGGTGATCCTGGCCTCCACTGTGTTGCTATCCAAGGCGGCCTTCGACGGCGGCCTCAGCCTGTTCGTCTACATCTTCTACCGCTTGGTAGCTGCATCGCTCTTCCTGACGCCATTTGCTATCCTTGAAAG GAGAAATGCGCCGCCAATATCTTTCCGGTTGCTTGCCAAGATGTTCTTGTACGCGCTAGTCGG GAACACATTGGCCCTGATCCTGTACAACGGCAGCCTCAAGTACACCTCTCCAACCGTGGCATCTGCGATGGCCAACTCCATCCCTGCCATCACCTTCTTCCTCGCGCTGCTCATGAAGATGGAGGTGATCAAGTTTAGGAGCTCGTCGGGCATGGCCAAGACCGCCGGCATCGCGCTCTGCCTCGCCGGAGTCCTCGTCATGGCCCTTTACGCCGGCCGGTCACTCAGCCCTCTAGGCCGGCACCGCGTGCTTGCCGGCCACGGCGACAGGCAGGCTGCCGAACATGTCTCCAAGGGCGTGTGGATCACGGGGACGTTCGTGATGCTGCTTGGCTGCGTAGCATGGTCCCTCTGGATGGTCTTCCAG GGGCTGCTGCTGAAGGAGTACCCGAACAAGCTGCTCGCGACCCTGATCCAGTGCCTGTTCGGCGCGATGCAGACGTGCCTCGTCGCGGCGGTCGCGGAGAGGGGTCACCCCTCCAGATGGAAGCTCGGGCTGGATCTCTCCCTGATCGCCGTTGCATACTCT GGCATCGTCGGGACAGCCGTCAACTACTACCTGCAGACGTGGTGCGTGGGCATGGAGGGCCCCGTGTTCGTGGCCATGTGGAACCCCTTGTGCTTGCTGCTCACCGTCCTCTGCTCCTCGCTCTTGGGGGAGACCGTCCACCTCGGAAG TATTTTGGGTGGGATTCTGCTGGTTGGGGGGCTCTACTGCGTGCTCTGGGGCAAAACCAAGGAGGAGGAAACACGAGTGGCCATGGCGTCCGGTCATCTAGAGCAGGGTAGAGAGCAAGGTGATGCGGATGGTGCAAGTTGTACTAGTACTCCCGTGATCTTGAAAAACCTAGATGAAGATAAAGAGGCCGGAGGTCGGAAGCACAAAAATGATCAGCAAGTGTGA